From the Argentina anserina chromosome 3, drPotAnse1.1, whole genome shotgun sequence genome, the window AAGTTTAATCGAAACTTTTGCGGCAACAAATGCAATTAATATTGAAAATTGTcgttattttttctttttcaccaattgttgttgttgttgaagaaCAAACAAATTTTATCTCGCGGCCCTCAAAATGTCAGGGCTGATCATTCATTTACTATTTCTGTTGATGCTACGTACTATTGATATTTGTTGGAGCCAATTTATTATCACATGCTTGTCTGACAACGTTATTAAAATCAATATGGTTCAATACTTTCAAACCAGGAGGATAAATATAATGAGATTAGAGCGAGATAGGTTTGAGTAGGTAGAAGGTGATCGATCGGCAGTAGTTGAGGTAGAATCGCTTTTCATTATTATAGCTAGTGTCGAAATCAGAACATCCATGTGAAATCAAACACGCGATTATAGATAATACCTGTCCGCGCTACATATAAATAAAAGCAGACTAGGCAAACTAATATCAATCTTCGTGGCTTATTTCATGAGAAACCATATTCTTTCTGGTCTCCAAGGCTTTGCGTTTCTTATGAGCTTCAGATGGTAGTTTCACATCAGTTGCCAACCCTAGAGCTTCAAGAAGTCTTATGACGTACCAAGTCACATCAATCTGCCACCATTCAAGGCCTTGTCGAGCCGAGTAGTCGAAAGCGTGGTGATTGTTGTGCCATCCTTCTCCAAGTCCAAGCAATCCCAACCACCTAACcaagatacacacacacacacacatataaaaTCTCAATGACCTTGACCTTGATTATTACTTAGTTAAGgatatttaattaattgagTTGTTAAGTACGCACCAAAGGTTCTTAGATAGATCACCGGTATTCCACGCTTGATACCCCCATGTGTGACCAGCCGAATTTACTAGCAAAGTGCCGTGGAAAGCAGCTGTCATCCTCACTCCCTGTTAAAATAGTTTAATCGATTAGTTTTGCTAGTCAAACTTGCAACAAGGGACACCGTAATGGTAGAGAAAATCTTGGCCGAGAAAAAGAGACAGCCTTTCTTCCTATATCACGTACCATTCCCCAAACGATGAAGGGAAACCCACCAATGGCATAGAGAATTCCCCCAAGAATAACCGAATGTAGAAGAAATGTATGATGAAGAAACCTGTAGAATGGCTGCCTTTTCATGTCTTCAACATTTTTCAGTCCACCATACTGCATATATTGTACAATTAAACAATTTAGTTTCCAACTGAAATGTAACAAGTAATAAAAGCAAAGGAAAAACGAGTTTCGGTCGGTATATGCATTTAGTTATGAAGGCCGGTGTGCGTAGTGATTCTTAATTGAATACGTAAGTACCCTTCCAAATCGCCTATTGCTGTCGAGGATCCATCCCATGTGGCTAAACCAGAAACCTTCGCGAGGACTATGAGCATCTTTCTCTGTATCTGTATATTGGTGGTGGTAACGGTGAGTACTCACCCACTCAATTGGACTACCCtgcaattcaaaaaaaaaaaagagttattAAGCACATACATGTGTATTAATTTACTTGCAAACTGTACGTACACATTAAAGATTAAACTCATGGTACGTAATATAGCGGGTATTTAAGAAAAAGTAGGTTTAGCCATAAGTCATTATTTGAAATTTTCAAAGTTTGATATCAGAAATAGATTGCATGACATGCAATACCGATAAAGCTCCTGAAAGCTAGTTGTAGGTACGTACCTGAGCCGAAAGAACGGCGATATAGGCGAAGAAGTACTCAAGAAACTTGGGAAGCCTGAAACTCCTGTGCGCAAGGTTTCTATGGTAAGACAGAGTTACTCCTAAGCCGGTCGAATAACCGAGAACCACAGCGAGGAGAAACAAAGGCCAGCTGAAATAAAAGGGCGCAAATAAACAAAGGACATGGATCGTCACGAACATTCCAGCCGTGACCAAGTCCAGTAAATTCCATTTCCTCCCCATAAAATATGCACAAGGCGTCATGAGAAAGGTCACCCACATTCCCAGAAGCCCCATATCTGAATATCTGAAAAAACTTCTAACTCTCACCCAATTTCTACTTCACAGCAAGTAGCTGCCTCCTGCATGAGGAACTTGTATGCGGAGACCATTATATATACTGGTGCGCCAAGTGAAGGGAGTTGAATCAGTTCAATACTTCTGAGGCCATGGTAGGTGAAACCATTAATTAAGGCCTTTgggaaataaatttaaatgaaAAATGACTGCATATCAGCTCTATATTTGTGCATGAGTTAACGTCTAAATACTGGCATGACCATATGATTTGTGTAACTATTCGTCAGAAAATTAAGTACTGGCTACCGACCGAAGCGCAGTTTAGGTGTACATGAATTGAAACCCTAAACCAACCCGCTTCAAGCAGATTTATTATATGCCAGAGATAGGTAACTCACCCCCTAAGTCATATATTGCAATTTCTTCCAACTTAAATGCATGGTCTTAGCCACTCTTGGATATTTCTTCAGTCGATCCGGTATTGGATTGCAATTATACATATACGTACCTTctccctctttttttttttctggaaaAACACCACCATCTTTTCAAATAAAGCCCTTATCGTCTGCAAGTACATGAAAACAAATGGAACTATGTGTCCctgttttctatttattttgatCAAGTACTCATGTATATTTACATGAATAATGCTAAATGAACCACTATTTAAGGGGTGTATTGTCTATGGATTTAGTTGGAGTTTTAAAGAAATCTATGAAATTCAAAAGTCTAGGTGTATTCAATacaaatttttaattattcATACAAGTCTGagtgtattcaattaagattttaaaaAGTCATTATGAAATCTATGAAAGTCTGAAGATATTCAATCAAGACTTTTAAAATGAATAGAGGTATGTGggtattcaaaatatcattcatacttatgaaattataaactcatggaATCTTATGGATTTTGTAGTGTTAATTATACACACGACAATCTAAAAATTGTCTAGCATCTAGATCAAAGATTTTCATGGACTTTTCCATGGACTTTCtcattgtattttattttctccaccatttttctttattttctttttgttgtttttttatcaattcTTTTTTCTACAATCCAACATGTTTATTCAACCTATGATctcatgatttttttattcttctttatgttatgttcttacattgtatttttatatttattaaaatcgCATTCTCATATGTGGACACATGCCCAATGctaacaataaaaacaatgacaaTGAAAGAAGTACATAAAAAGAAAGGAGAATAATAATCATATCAATGTTTCATGAACACAGACTTCTTTAGCTTACAACTTCCAGAACAATCTAtttacttttatttatttagtaCATATTGGtcgatatattaaatttaaggggtttaatttattttcttataaataATCGAGATTTTCTAATGTGTTTGTAATAGATACAAGTTATACGACCAATAAATTTGCTTAGAACAAAAAATTTGCATTAAATCCTTATCCAATAACATCCACAAGGCGTCAGAGAACCCATAAGACCAACCTATATGCTTAAGGCACAGCAGAGAGTGAAAAAATTATCACGGAACCATGAGCTTGTAGGTGAGAGACATGATATGCACATACATTATGAATATTGAGAAATCTATAGAAGTCGATCAATATGAAATATGTAGACTTcataaatcaataaaaatatgtaGAAATCAGTCAAAAATCTATGGTTGAAATCAATGATTTTAACAATTCTATAAAAGTCTGTGTACCTTTTAAAGAGTCTGTGTACTTTTCAAAAAATctgtcaattaaaataagtGTACACAAATCTATATACAATATACCTCCCTTAGTGTACTACTCATAACCCATTTTAGGTGGCAGTTGACATAGCATGTCCACATCAACATAATATGATTTTTGactcttttaaatttttattttaaattattttcttaattaaaagATGGGTTAAACCCTAACTTTTATCATCCTGATTTAGCGATACATATTCAAAATATCTATATATTCTCCTCCCATGAGTTTCACCACCCAATTCTTGCCAAATAAATGCCAGAAAAAGATGGAATTCATCATCCATATACACAAGGAATTTCCGAATTGGTGTGGTAAATTATTAATATCGATCATAACATATGATTGATATGAACAGTAATAA encodes:
- the LOC126786637 gene encoding palmitoyl-monogalactosyldiacylglycerol delta-7 desaturase, chloroplastic-like, whose protein sequence is MGLLGMWVTFLMTPCAYFMGRKWNLLDLVTAGMFVTIHVLCLFAPFYFSWPLFLLAVVLGYSTGLGVTLSYHRNLAHRSFRLPKFLEYFFAYIAVLSAQGSPIEWVSTHRYHHQYTDTEKDAHSPREGFWFSHMGWILDSNRRFGRYGGLKNVEDMKRQPFYRFLHHTFLLHSVILGGILYAIGGFPFIVWGMGVRMTAAFHGTLLVNSAGHTWGYQAWNTGDLSKNLWWLGLLGLGEGWHNNHHAFDYSARQGLEWWQIDVTWYVIRLLEALGLATDVKLPSEAHKKRKALETRKNMVSHEISHED